The Rhodothermales bacterium genomic interval TCCGGGAAAGACAGGCAAAGTGATCGGCGCGGCTTCTGACGAGTCGTAGCTGCCCGATTGGAACGGCAGTCCGGCTATCCAGGCGCGGCCGAAAAGTGTTGAATTTGCCCGACGGCGCGGTCGACCCGGTTGAGCGCAGGCCGTCCGTAGTGATGGGTGCTGGTCAGATTGCCAGCTGCGCGGGCTCGCAGTCGTGCCGACGCGAACGCCCGGTTGATGTCAGACGTAGTCAGACAGCCGGTGCGCACGGAGGTACTCCACGACGTTCTTGACCTGTTGCGTGCTGTCGCGGTTGCATACCAGCACGGCATCCTCGGTCTCGACGACCACAACGTCGTGCATGCCGACCATGACGATCAATCGATCGTGCGCCTGCACCAGGCAGCGACTCGAGTTACGCACGATGACATTTCCGGTCATCGCATTGCCATGGTCATCTTTTGGACTCAGATCGTATACGGCCTGCCAGTCGCCTACGTCGCTCCATCCGAAGGACCCGGGCACGACGTACACACTATCAGCATGCTCCATCACGCCATAGTCGATGGAAATGCCGGAACATGCCTGATACGCCTGTTGCACGGCCGCGTCCTCATCGGACGAGTCGACGACGGTTTCGACTGGGGCAAAGGCAGCGGCTAGTTCGGGAAGATGATGTCGGATCTGATCCAGGATCGAATCTGCCCGCCAGATGAACATGCCGCTGTTCCAGAGGAAGTCTCCGGAGTCCAGGAATCGCTCTGCTGTTTCAATGTCCGGCTTCTCCGCGAACGTCCGCACGGGTTGCGCCGACGGGTCCTCGCTCTGGTGGTCGCTTCCCGCCGCAAACTGGATGTACCCGTAGCCGGTGGCCGGGAAGTCCGGCGTAATGCCAATGGTGACGAGTGCACCGGGTTCGGCGGCTTTCTCTGCGGCCACTCGGAGGATCTCATGAAACCGATCAACCTGCTGGATGAGATGGTCCGCAGGCAGAACGACCATGACAGCATCCGGGTCGCGAGCGATCAGCTTGATAGCCGCGTACAGAATGCATGGTGCCGTATTACGGCCGATCGGTTCGGCGATAATGTTCTCCGGAGGGACGTGCTCCAGCTGCTCGCGTGTCTGGGCCACGTACTCCTCATTGGTGACGACAAAGCACCGGCTCGGCGGGATGAATCCGTCCAGTCGAGCGACGGTTCGTTGAATCAGTGTGTCGTCGCCGAGCACCTTCAGGAACTGCTTGGGGCGTGCATGACGACTCTCGGGCCAGAAGCGGCTTCCTACGCCGCCGGCCATGATTACTGCGTAGAGATTCATGTTGTGGGTACGTCGTGATCGATTGCGCAATATAGGTTGCCCTGTACAACGGGGGATTGATGGCACGCATCCGGGGTCGGAATTGACGGACTGTTAACGTCTTCCGGCGAACACCATTGGGCAGCCCCGGGTCGATTCCCGTTCGAGCCTGTTGTTCAGTAAATTCTGCTGCGGTCAGTCGTTGGCCGATTCCCACCCTGAAATCGCCAGTGAGGCCATCGGCTACCAATCCTTGACATCGTCGATCCATAAGACACTGTGCGTTCTTGCGGTTCATTACAATAACGCGGACGAGGTCCGGCGCTACGTGGACCACGTGCTCGGGTTGCCGCTGCCCGAAGGCTGGCGGGTAGTCGTGTCCGTGACCGACAACAGTCTCAACTGGCCCACCGGCATCGACATGGACGAGCGCTGTTTCATCTGGACGCCCGAGGCCAACCTCGGCTACCTGAACGGGTGTGCGTACGGGCTGGCTTGCTGGAGATCAACGGATGGAGACGATCCAGACTGGGTCGCTGTCACGAACACCGATATCGCATTTGACCAGGACGCACTTCTTCAGCTTCTCACCACGGCGTGGGACGAGACGGTCGGCTCGGTGGCGCCTCAAATCCGCACGCCCATTCATCAGGATCAGAATCCCTTCATGCGGTCAAGGCCAAGTCTTGCCCGTCTTCGACTCCTGAGAATTGCCTTCACGGACGCCTGGTGGCGCCGAGCTGTTCTGCGGGTTTTGAGAAGCTCAACGTATCTGCGGTGGAGTCGTTTGAAGAGTCGTCGCGGCTTTGAGCCGGCGGCCCGAGAGGAGGCTCTCTCGGCGCAAAGATCGACGGCTCGCTTGACTGGCATCTACGCCCCCCACGGAAGTGTGATGTTCTTTCCTCCGTCGTTCTTCAATACGGGATGCAGCCTCACCATGCCCTGGATGATGTACGGAGAGGAGATTCATATTGCAGAACAGATCCGTCGGGCGGAGCTGGAAGTTCTATGGGCGCCCGAGATCCGGGTGGAGCATCGCATGGCATCCACCACCGGCGCGTCGACTCCCGATCAGCGTATGGACTGGAGAGCCACATCTCTGGACCAGCTCATAGACCTGTATTTCAATGAGCCAGTGGCTGAACCGTCTGGCCATCAAAATTCGTAGAGAAAGAGACTACCATGCATTCGA includes:
- a CDS encoding mannose-1-phosphate guanylyltransferase, producing the protein MNLYAVIMAGGVGSRFWPESRHARPKQFLKVLGDDTLIQRTVARLDGFIPPSRCFVVTNEEYVAQTREQLEHVPPENIIAEPIGRNTAPCILYAAIKLIARDPDAVMVVLPADHLIQQVDRFHEILRVAAEKAAEPGALVTIGITPDFPATGYGYIQFAAGSDHQSEDPSAQPVRTFAEKPDIETAERFLDSGDFLWNSGMFIWRADSILDQIRHHLPELAAAFAPVETVVDSSDEDAAVQQAYQACSGISIDYGVMEHADSVYVVPGSFGWSDVGDWQAVYDLSPKDDHGNAMTGNVIVRNSSRCLVQAHDRLIVMVGMHDVVVVETEDAVLVCNRDSTQQVKNVVEYLRAHRLSDYV